TTTTAAGCCACCCTGGTTTAAAGCCTGTGAATCATCACAACTACAGTGGTTCAGTTGGGCAGAGTGTGTTTCGTCCAGGAAAGGTTGGCCACGCGCTTAATGATGATGCATTAGCTCAAGCTTTGATGGATGGCAGGTGCCCAACTGAAGGATTGTCCAATTATGAGGAATGGACAATCGATttaggaaaactaaatatggGAACAGCTTTTGCGCAAGGTGCTTTTGGGAAGTTATATAGAGGGACATATAATGGGGAGGATGTTGCAATTAAGATATTGGAAAGGCCGGAGAATAGCCCAGAGAGGGCACAGGTGATGGAGCAGCAGTTTCAGCAGGAGGTGACGATGCTTGCAACGCTAAAGCATCCTAACATAGTCCGGTTTATTGGCGCATGTCGTAAGCCAATGGTTTGGTGCATTGTGACTGAGTACGCGAAGGGAGGCTCAGTTCGACAGTTTCTAACTAGGAGGCAGAACCGTGCTGTGCCATTGAAATTGGCAGTGAAGCAGGCACTGGATGTCGCCAGGGGAATGGCTTATGTGCACCACCTTGGGTTTATACACAGGGATTTGAAGTCGGATAACCTTCTTATCCCTGCTGATAAATCTATCAAAATTGCTGATTTTGGTGTTGCACGGATTGAAGTGCAGACTGAGGGGATGACACCAGAAACAGGAACATACCGGTGGATGGCTCCGTAAGTCTTTAAAATCTTTACACATTCAGTTTTTTATTCCTGTATCTCTTTATGGTTGGTGTTCAGGCTTCTGTTCTGATTTTGCTCTTAATTCTTTTAAATGCTTGATTCACAGTACTTGTCCATGATTCTGTATCTATAGTTAATGCAGTACGGATGCTTCCAGGCAATTTAGGATGATTCTGAATATGTGCTTAGTTATTAGGTGATTTAGGTCAACTTGTTGTGGCAACCACATTATGGAGTCATGCAGTTGAATACCAAAAATATTTGCTGGTATCTGTTGACTTTTTTAGCTGTGCGCTGTTCcctggttgaatttcttcattgTCAGTTTGATTGTGTGGGTGCTTGAATTCTTCTATATTTTTGTTGTCGACTACTTTTTGGAGAAATAAACTTGTCATGGCATCaagacatatttttttttgtacttcACATACGATCGAAATTTATTTTGCTGGTAAAGAAAGGAGGTCATGCATTAGTTCTTCATGTATTAATAGGACAATAATATCCTTGTAAAGTTATTGGCTGTTTTGGATCATTTCCTTTTCATAGCGTATAGTGAATTGCCTCTTAAGTTGACAagccctttttttttggtttattcaAAGGATGTTTTTATTAACTAAACTCTCACTTTCCTCTTTCAATAGATTAATATGAATTTCTTAGTATCACTTGGATTCGATGTTTGTTGACAGATTTGTGTCATTGTCTAATATGTTAACGATGGATCACATGATGCATTCTCAGCACTTTAAGCATTGATgctgcattcaaaaaaaaaaaaagttaagcatCGATGTTATGATTGCAACTCTTTTGAGCACATCAATGATAGAAACTTTATTTAGTCGGGGACTGCTGTGGTGACTGGTGAATGATAGCTTCATATGTTTGTCACCTATTTGTGCCGTGGAAAtgctttttgtgcaatgttcgTGACTTTGTGAATCATTTTGAAATATGCTTTGCTCGAGAATCTGCCCTAGACGGAAATTGGCCTTTTCGGTATGTGCCATTTTCCCCCTCTTTAGCCATGATATCCTCTTCCAAGCAACCCAAATGAAGTTTTCGTTCATTTGATAAGCTTCTTGTGAGACATCAATTATGTTTTTATACACGGAATCTATACGAGAAATTTCACCTGCTTGTACTTATCTGACTTGACTATTTTTTCAACCCACAACATGAATGGGAGCATGGAGTGCCATCTACTCTAAAATGTGATGCAAAGAAAGATCATCACTGCTCTAATAAAGACTGTTGCACTTAGATTCATGTCATTGACGATTTTGATGGCGTCTCCTTAACGttttatatgaaaaataataCTTGAAGTGAAAAATCTTTCAGACAGTTGTGATAAGGGTTGAATCTATACATGATACTATCCTTTAAGCAGTTTAGGATAGTTGGCTTATGTCTTTTAAGTTATGGGTGTCAAGTTGTCAACTATGCGTACTAGTTTTCCTGAGAGCATTGGGTCCTTAGCTTTGTAATGCTTTTTCTGTGGATTGTACCTACTTGGTGCTTTCTCTCAATAAGTTctcttttgcattaaaaaagGAGGAGGATACTTTAGGCAATTGCAATATGCCTGCATTTATTGTACCTGTTGTTACATTGCTTGCCGCTTGGCATGAGCTTATCTGTTGCTATGCCTCTTTTGTTACATGAGATGTTGTTATTAATTTATCTGTGAAGTTAAAGAGCTTCTATAATTGctttttaatataattatttgtatttgtattgcccttcaattattgaaagtaatttgtttgttgtgttttaagcatttattttattttattttttggtgtaaaGTTCCAGACTATTTATCTATAATATAAAATGTGTGAAGAAAGTCGATACAGTAGTCTCCAATATTTCTCTGCGGGATG
This genomic window from Tripterygium wilfordii isolate XIE 37 chromosome 9, ASM1340144v1, whole genome shotgun sequence contains:
- the LOC120005829 gene encoding serine/threonine-protein kinase STY13-like, whose protein sequence is MIGKMEAPKFTGLIRGNNTHDNNYYDFTQGFYQKLSEGTNMSNDSLQTSNAGGSVSMSVDNSSVGSNDSLTHILSHPGLKPVNHHNYSGSVGQSVFRPGKVGHALNDDALAQALMDGRCPTEGLSNYEEWTIDLGKLNMGTAFAQGAFGKLYRGTYNGEDVAIKILERPENSPERAQVMEQQFQQEVTMLATLKHPNIVRFIGACRKPMVWCIVTEYAKGGSVRQFLTRRQNRAVPLKLAVKQALDVARGMAYVHHLGFIHRDLKSDNLLIPADKSIKIADFGVARIEVQTEGMTPETGTYRWMAPEMIQHRPYTHKVDVYSFGIVLWELITGLLPFQNMTAVQAAFAVVNKGVRPVIPNDCLPVLSNIMTRCWDTNPEVRPPFSEIVKMLEEAENEILTTVRKARFRCCMTQPMTVD